The Cynocephalus volans isolate mCynVol1 chromosome 5, mCynVol1.pri, whole genome shotgun sequence genomic sequence atatctcagcagaaaccctacaggtcagaagagaatgggaagatatattcacagtactgaaagaaaaaaaccaccggctgagaatactatacccaaGAAGACTATCCTTTAGCAATGAAGGAGATATAGtctatttcccaaacaaaaactagGGGTTCAataccatatgaccagccctgcaagaaatccttgagggagtcctgcatctgaaattaaaaaatgataatcaccaccatgaataaacaagaaagaataaaacccactggtagaacatgtatgcagatgagaaagagaaagaaactatatcttaccacgtcaaaaatgaacaaacactgaagacaaataataaaagggaatgaaagaaacaaaggattttgAACCATTAattgaaaatcaaataaaatgccaggaataagaaaattacctttcaataacaactctaaatgtaaacaaattgaattccccactcaaaagacatatactggctgattggattaaaaaactagatgcTGAGAGATCTATATGCTACCTatgagagactcacctcacctgtaaagactcacacagactaatagtaaaggaatggaaaaggaTACACcctgcaaatggaaaccaaaaattagcaggagtagctattcttatattggataaagcAGACTTTTAaccaaaaaccatagaaagaaacaaacaagtttattatataatgataaggggatctatcaagcaagaagacataacaatcataaatacatatgcatccaacatcagagcaaccagatatgtaaagcaaacactattagacctaaacagagagaaagacatcAACACAATAACTGTTGgggacctcaacacccctctctcagcatcagacagatcatctaggcaacacatcaacagagaaacacaggatttaaaccatactttagaccaattggatctggcagacacctacagaatatttcatccaacaactacagaacatactttcttttcatcagcacatggaacattcaacaggacagaccacatgttaggccacaaatctagtctcaacaaatttttaaaagttgaaataatttcaagtatctttccagaccacaacgagttaaaactagaaatcaacaataagTGACACTTtcaaaactatacaaatgcatggaaattgaACAATATGCTCcaaaatgacctatgggtcaaataagaaattaaacaggaaatcaaaaaaattcttgaaactaatgaaaataaagatacatcataccaaaacctgtgggatactgcaaaagcagtactaagaaggaagtttattgcaataaatgaatACATCAAAAGAgtaggaagatttcaaataaacaacctaatgttacacctcaaagaactggaaaaacaaaactgatcTAACCTCAAATTtagtagagggaaagaaataattaagaccagagcagaagtaaatgaaatagagacctctCCCtgcaaaaagatacaaaagatcaacaaaacaaaaaaatggttctttgagaagataaacaaaatagacaaaccattagctagactaaaaacaacaaaaaaaggaacagagaaggcttaaatgacaaaaatcacatgaaaaaggagacattacaactgctaccatagaaatacaaagaatcattagaagcCAACAGATATGAAAAcctgaggaaatggataaattttctGGACACATATGAACTACcgagactgaacaaagaagaaatagaaaacctgaaaagactaGTAataagcaataagattgaagcagtaatcagcagtttcccaacaaagaaaagcccagggccagatggctttactgctgaattgtaCCTAAACTTTAAGGatgaattaatatcaattctctttaaactattccaaaacattgaaacagaggccattctcccaaactcattctatgtagccaacatcatcctgataccaaaaacagacaaagatacaacaattaaaaGGCCAACATCTTTAATGAAAATAGACACACCTTTTGGCTCTCTGAGCAGCACCATGGCAGTTGGCAAGAACAAGCGCCTTACTAAAGGCGGCAAAAAGGGAGCCAAGAAGAAAGTGGTTGATCCACTTTCTAAGAAAGATTGGTATGATGTGAAGGCGCCTGCTATGTTCAATATAAGAAATATTGGAAAAACACTAGTCACCAGGACTCAAGGAACCAAAATCGCATCTGATGGCCTCAAAGGTCATGTGTTGGAAGTGAGCCTTGCTGATCTGCAGAATGATGAAGCTGCTTTTAGAAAATTCAAGCTAATTACTGAGGATGTTCAAGGCAAAAACTGCCTGACTAACTTCCATGGCATGGATCTTACTCGTGACAAAATGTGTTCCATGGTCAAAAAATGGCAGACCATGATTGAAGCTCATGTTGATGTCAAGACTACAGATGGTTATTTGCTTCGTCTTTTCTGTGTTGGTTTTACTAAAAAGCGCAACAATCAGATACGGAAGACTTCTTATGCTCAGCACCAACAGGTCCGCCAAATCTGGAAAAAGATGATGGAAATCATGACCCGAGAGGTGCAGACCAATGACTTGAAAGAAGTGGTCAATAAATTGATTCCAGACAGCATtggaaaagacatagaaaaggTTTGCCAGTCTATTTATCCTCTTCATGATGTCTTtgttagaaaagtaaaaatgctgAAGAAGCCCAAGTTTGAATTGGGAAAACTCATGGAGCTTCATGGTGAAGGTAGTAGTTCTGGAAAAGCTACTGGAGATGAAACAGGTGCTAAAGTTGAACGAGCTGATGGATATGAACCACCAGTCCAAGAATCTGTTTAAAATTCAGACTTTTAAtagtgacaaataaaaaaatcccatttaaaaaaaaaaaaagaaagaaaagaaaatagacacaaaaatcctcaagaaaatattagcaaacagaataaagcaggacatcaaaaacattatatgcatcatgatcaagtgtgattcatcccagggatgcaaggatggttcaacatatgcaaatcaataaatatgatataccacatcaacaaaatcaaggaaaaaatccATATgagtatctcaatagatgcagaaaaagcatttgactcaattcaacatccttcatgataaaggctttcaacaaattaggtatagaaggaaagtatctcaatacaataaaagcaaCACACAACAAatctactgccaatatcatccataagaacaggaataagacaaggatgcccactctcaccactcctatttaacatggtattggaagtagtagccagagcagtcaggcaagagaaagaaataaagggaatccaaattggaaaagacaaagtcagattatccctgtttgcagatgacatgatgctgtatttagaaaaacctaaacactctatcaaaaaactcctagagctgataaatgaattcagtaaagttgcaggatacaaaatcaatatacaaaaatcactagcttttttatactccaacagcaaactagtagaaaaagaaatcaagaaaggaagcccatttacaatagctaccaaaaaaaaaaaaaaacaaaaaaccctaggaatcaatttaaccaaggaggtgaaagagctctacaaagagaagtacaaatcactgctgaaagaaattaaagaggacacagaaagatgaaaagacatcacatgctcttgtattggaagaattaacatcatgaaaatatccatactacccaaagcaatgtacagattcaatgcaatcatcatgaagtaccaatgacattcttcacagaaatagaaaaaacaatcctaacatgtatatggaacaacaaaagaccctgaatagccaaagcaatccccagcaaaaaaataaagccagaggcattataccacctgacttcaacttatactacacagctatagtaaccaagaTAGCagggtactggtataaaaacaggcatatgaaccaatggaacagaatagggaacacTGAGATCAATCCACATAATTATAggcaactgatctttaacaaagacatcaagaacataccttggggaaaggacagcctcttcaataaatggtgctggaataactggatatccttgtggagaagaatgaaaccagatccatacctctcaccatgtaccaaaattaactcaaaatggattaaagacttaaatataagacctgaaactataaaactcttggaagaaaaaaaggggaaatacttcaggatgtaagactgggcaatgactttattaataagatgaaaaagcacaggtaacaaaggaaaaaataaacaaatgagattatatcaaattaaaaagcttctgtacagcaaaaggaacaattaacagtgagagaagacaacctgcagagtgggagaaaatgtttgcaaactatgcaatctgacaaaggattaatatccagaatatacaaggaactcaaacaacctaacagtataaaaacaagtaaccagattaaacaatgggcaaaggggcttaatagacatttctcaaaggaagacatactaatggcctacagacacatgaaaaaatgcttagcatcactaagcatcagggaaatgtaaatcaaaaccacactgaaatatcatcttaccccagttagattagcaattataaaaaagacagaaaataacaaatgctggcaaggatgtagagaaaggtaAACACTtacatactgttggtgggactataaattagtgcagccattatgggaaacagtatggatgtttctcaaacaactgcagatagaactgccatacgatatAGCAATCCCAATGCTGTATATatgcccaaagaaatggaaatc encodes the following:
- the LOC134378472 gene encoding small ribosomal subunit protein eS1-like: MAVGKNKRLTKGGKKGAKKKVVDPLSKKDWYDVKAPAMFNIRNIGKTLVTRTQGTKIASDGLKGHVLEVSLADLQNDEAAFRKFKLITEDVQGKNCLTNFHGMDLTRDKMCSMVKKWQTMIEAHVDVKTTDGYLLRLFCVGFTKKRNNQIRKTSYAQHQQVRQIWKKMMEIMTREVQTNDLKEVVNKLIPDSIGKDIEKVCQSIYPLHDVFVRKVKMLKKPKFELGKLMELHGEGSSSGKATGDETGAKVERADGYEPPVQESV